The Microbacterium sp. zg-Y1090 sequence TGCCGGCGGCGAGCCGCTCGAGCGAGCTCGAGCCCGCAGCCATGGCCTGCTCGGTCAGCTCCTCGGCCCGCGACACGACGGCCGCCTGCGCGGTCAGCTCGTCGGCGCGCGAGGCGGCGGCCGCGAGGATGGGGTGCGCGCTCACCGAGCGCTCCAGCGCCTGCGGATGCCGGTCGTTGGTGTGACCGAAGGTGATCAGTTCCGGCAGCGGCCCGTCGGGGAGGGGCGCCAGCTCGGCGTCCACCAGCGGCTGATACGCGCCGGGCGAGCGCCGCACGGTCTGCGTGGCGTTGTTGATGAGGATGTCGAGGGGGCCGGCGGCCGCGACGTCGTCGGCCAGGCCGATCACCTGCGCGGGGTCGCGCAGGTCGATGCCGACGATCTTCAGGCGGTGCAGCCATTCGGCCGAGTCGGGCAGGCTGCTGAACCGGCGCACCGCGTCGCGCGGGAAGCGTGTGGTGATCGTGGTGTGCGCGCCGTCGCGCAGCAGTCGCAGCGCGATGTACATGCCGATCTTGGCGCGGCCGCCGGTCAGCAGCGCCCGCCGGCCGGTCAGGTCGGTGCGGGCGTCGCGCTTGGCGTGACTCATCGCCGCGCAGGCAGGGCACAGCTGGTGGTAGAACGCGTCGACGATCGTGTACGGCTGCTTGCAGATGTAGCAGCCGCGGGGCTTGATCAGCGTCCCGGCCGTCGGGGCGGTCGTGGTCGTCGAGATCGGGATGCCTCGGGTCTCGTCATCGATGCGATCGGGGGCTCCGGTGGCGGTCGCGGCGACCACGGCGCGGTCGGCCTGAGCCACGGCGTCGCGGATCTCGCGACGGCGCACCTTCTTGACGGCCTTGAACATGGCCGCCGTCGCCTGACGCACGGCGATGTAGTCGGGGTGACTCTGATCCACCCGGTCCATCTCGGCCAGCACCCGGAGGGTGGTCTCGAGGTCGGCGGGATCGATCCCGCTCGAGGTCACGTCGGACGTGGGTGATATCGCAGCGGGCACAAGGAATTCTACGAC is a genomic window containing:
- a CDS encoding SDR family NAD(P)-dependent oxidoreductase, which encodes MRPVVEFLVPAAISPTSDVTSSGIDPADLETTLRVLAEMDRVDQSHPDYIAVRQATAAMFKAVKKVRRREIRDAVAQADRAVVAATATGAPDRIDDETRGIPISTTTTAPTAGTLIKPRGCYICKQPYTIVDAFYHQLCPACAAMSHAKRDARTDLTGRRALLTGGRAKIGMYIALRLLRDGAHTTITTRFPRDAVRRFSSLPDSAEWLHRLKIVGIDLRDPAQVIGLADDVAAAGPLDILINNATQTVRRSPGAYQPLVDAELAPLPDGPLPELITFGHTNDRHPQALERSVSAHPILAAAASRADELTAQAAVVSRAEELTEQAMAAGSSSLERLAAGTAIDAGGLIPDLDGINSWTQRVEQVDPLEMLEVQLANTTAPFLLVSKLRPSLAASAARRTYIVNVSAMEGVFGRGYKGPGHPHTNMAKAAVNMLTRTSAREMFESDGILMTSVDTGWITDERPHPTKVRLAEEGFHAPLDLVDGAARVYDPIVRGEAGEDLFGVFLKDYAPGSW